A window of Stigmatella aurantiaca contains these coding sequences:
- a CDS encoding cytochrome c-type biogenesis protein gives MNVTLLSLTLIAGLATGQFAPQQAGSAPLEAPLEARVQKLGKELRCPMCQGLSIADSSSSAARAQLDKVRELVSEGRSDQEVRDFFVARYGEWALLEPKAEGFNWLVWLGPLLLVLGGIFVILRQVGGSAAAANASAAPSPAPEPPATTAAEAEDPYLQAVRREMER, from the coding sequence ATGAATGTCACCCTCCTCTCGCTGACCCTCATCGCCGGACTTGCGACCGGCCAATTCGCTCCCCAGCAAGCCGGAAGCGCCCCCCTGGAGGCGCCCCTGGAAGCCCGCGTGCAGAAGCTCGGCAAGGAGCTGCGCTGCCCCATGTGCCAGGGGCTGTCCATCGCGGACAGCTCGTCCTCGGCGGCGCGGGCCCAGCTCGACAAGGTGCGGGAGCTCGTCTCCGAGGGCCGCTCGGACCAGGAGGTCCGCGACTTCTTCGTGGCGCGCTACGGGGAGTGGGCCCTGCTGGAGCCCAAGGCGGAGGGCTTCAACTGGCTGGTGTGGCTGGGCCCGCTGCTGCTCGTTCTGGGCGGCATCTTCGTGATTCTGAGACAGGTCGGAGGGTCTGCCGCGGCCGCGAATGCCAGCGCCGCCCCTTCCCCTGCCCCCGAGCCTCCGGCGACGACGGCCGCCGAGGCGGAGGATCCCTAC
- a CDS encoding TlpA family protein disulfide reductase encodes MKGKAWGLTLSAVFLCGALLYVLLQGFGRDPREVPFMLSGKPATGFTLRALDTGEPVSLEQLKGKPVVINFWASWCGPCRYEHPVIEWGHREYGQQVQFLGVVFEDTEDNARRFLRQLGSSFPQLVDPRSRVAVDYGVAGVPETYFIDAQGIIQGKHVGPIDPQSLTTRIRALSSGPSAAANP; translated from the coding sequence ATGAAAGGGAAGGCCTGGGGACTCACGCTCTCGGCGGTCTTCCTCTGCGGGGCGCTGCTCTACGTGCTGCTCCAGGGCTTCGGGAGGGATCCGCGCGAGGTGCCCTTCATGCTCTCGGGCAAGCCCGCCACGGGCTTCACCCTGCGCGCGCTGGACACCGGGGAGCCCGTGAGCCTGGAGCAGCTCAAGGGCAAGCCGGTGGTCATCAACTTCTGGGCCTCCTGGTGCGGGCCGTGCCGGTACGAGCACCCGGTCATCGAGTGGGGCCACCGCGAGTACGGCCAGCAGGTGCAGTTCCTGGGCGTCGTCTTCGAGGACACCGAGGACAACGCGCGGCGGTTCCTCCGGCAGCTGGGCAGCAGCTTTCCCCAGCTGGTGGACCCGCGCTCGCGCGTGGCGGTGGACTACGGCGTGGCGGGGGTGCCCGAGACGTACTTCATCGACGCCCAGGGCATCATCCAGGGCAAGCACGTCGGGCCGATCGATCCCCAGTCGCTCACCACCCGGATCCGCGCGCTGAGCAGCGGGCCCTCGGCGGCGGCGAACCCCTGA